Proteins encoded by one window of Cucurbita pepo subsp. pepo cultivar mu-cu-16 chromosome LG14, ASM280686v2, whole genome shotgun sequence:
- the LOC111810244 gene encoding cyclic nucleotide-gated ion channel 4, with protein sequence MATSSDEEVEKELQEHDGGFCRSLYGVGSVLDPRAKWVREWNRVFLLVSAAGLFVDPLFLYTLSISESWMCLFVDGWLAITLTVLRCTADAFHLWNMWLQLKTATRYSFAGGASTAATPENRGLRDSTPRAVALRYFKSKKGFFFDLFVILPLPQVVLWVVIPRIMKEGSVTLVMTVLLIVFLFQYLPKLYHSVCLLRRLQNLSGFIFGTVWWGIALNLIAYFVAAHAAGACWYLLGVQRAAKCLKEQCRATSSCGVRVLSCKDRIFYGGKMGMGRDSARFDWASNRQPKFMCLDTADNFNYGAYKWTVQLVVNQSRLEKILFPIFWGLMTLSTFGNLESTTEWLEVVFNIIVLTSGLLLVTMLIGNIKVFLHATTSKKQGMQLKMRNLEWWMRKRHLPQGFRQRVRNFERQRWAAMRGVDECEMIKNLPEGLRREIKYHLCLDLVRQVPLFQHMDDLVLENICDRVKSLIFTKGETITREGDPVQRMLFVVRGHLQSSQVLRDGVKSCCMLGPGNFSGDELLSWCLRRPFIERLPPSSCTLVTLETTEAFGLEAEDVKYVTQHFRYTFVNDKVKRSARYYSPGWRTWAAVAIQLAWRRYRHRLTLTSLSFIRPRRPLSRCSSLGEDRLRLYTALLTSPKPNQDHFDF encoded by the exons ATGGCCACCTCCTCCGACGAAGAAGTAGAAAAAGAATTACAAGAACACGACGGTGGCTTCTGCCGGAGCCTCTACGGAGTCGGCTCGGTTCTCGACCCGAGAGCCAAATGGGTCCGAGAATGGAACCGGGTCTTCCTCCTCGTCTCCGCCGCAGGCCTCTTCGTGGACCCTCTCTTCCTCTACACGCTCTCCATAAGCGAGTCATGGATGTGCTTGTTTGTTGATGGGTGGTTAGCCATCACCCTCACCGTCCTCCGCTGCACCGCCGACGCCTTCCACCTTTGGAACATGTGGCTCCAGCTCAAAACTGCCACAAGATACTCCTTCGCCGGTGGAGCTTCCACCGCAGCCACGCCGGAGAATAGAGGCCTTAGAGATTCCACCCCACGCGCCGTCGCTCTCCGCTActtcaaatccaaaaaagGCTTCTTCTTTGATCTCTTCGTTATTCTTCCACTCCCACAG GTGGTATTATGGGTAGTAATTCCAAGAATAATGAAGGAAGGATCAGTGACATTGGTGATGACAGTATTGTTAATAGTATTTCTATTTCAATACTTACCGAAATTGTACCATTCGGTTTGCCTGTTGCGGCGCCTCCAAAACCTGTCGGGGTTCATCTTTGGCACGGTCTGGTGGGGCATTGCCCTCAATCTCATCGCTTACTTTGTTGCGGCTCAC GCTGCAGGTGCATGCTGGTACCTGTTGGGTGTGCAAAGAGCAGCCAAGTGCCTTAAAGAGCAATGCAGAGCCACGAGCAGCTGTGGGGTGAGGGTGTTGTCGTGCAAAGATCGTATCTTTTATGGAGGAAAGATGGGAATGGGGAGAGACAGTGCAAGATTTGATTGGGCGAGTAACAGGCAACCGAAATTCATGTGTTTGGATACTGCTGACAACTTTAATTATGGAGCTTATAAGTGGACTGTTCAGCTTGTTGTCAACCAAAGTCGCTTGGAGAAGATCCTTTTTCCCATCTTTTGGGGTCTCATGACTCTTAG TACCTTTGGGAACTTGGAGAGCACCACGGAATGGCTGGAAGTTGTGTTCAATATCATTGTTCTCACCAGTGGACTCTTATTGGTCACCATGTTGATAGGAAACATCAAG GTGTTTCTGCATGCAACAACGTCAAAGAAACAAGGAATGCAGCTAAAGATGAGGAATCTAGAGTGGTGGATGAGAAAGCGACATCTTCCACAAGGCTTCCGACAGCGTGTTCGGAACTTCGAACGGCAACGTTGGGCAGCAATGCGCGGAGTTGACGAGTGCGAGATGATAAAAAACCTACCGGAAGGGCTCCGACGAGAGATAAAGTATCACCTTTGCTTGGATCTAGTTAGGCAGGTACCATTGTTTCAACACATGGATGATCTTGTTCTTGAGAACATTTGTGACCGTGTCAAGTCCCTCATCTTCACCAAGGGCGAAACC ATAACAAGAGAAGGCGACCCAGTTCAAAGAATGTTGTTTGTCGTCCGAGGGCACCTCCAAAGCAGCCAAGTCTTACGCGACGGCGTGAAAAGCTGCTGCATGTTGGGGCCAGGCAACTTCAGCGGCGACGAGCTTCTATCATGGTGCCTCCGCCGCCCCTTCATAGAGCGGCTTCCGCCGTCCTCTTGCACTTTGGTGACACTTGAGACGACGGAGGCGTTTGGGTTGGAGGCGGAGGATGTCAAGTACGTAACCCAGCACTTTCGCTACACATTCGTCAACGACAAGGTCAAACGTAGCGCCCGCTACTACTCCCCTGGCTGGCGTACTTGGGCTGCCGTTGCCATCCAGCTCGCCTGGCGTCGTTACCGCCACCGCCTTACGTTAACATCATTGTCGTTTATTCGGCCTCGGCGTCCCCTGTCGCGGTGCTCTTCCTTGGGGGAGGATCGCCTCCGCCTCTACACCGCGTTGCTTACTTCTCCCAAGCCCAATCAAGATCACTTCGATTTTTGA
- the LOC111810862 gene encoding diacylglycerol kinase 5-like isoform X2 produces MGSIMSEINLKDFFVPNYILSLGSEVERVSHPPVCPVIVFINSKSGGQLGGELLVRYRSLLNKNQVFDLGESLPDKVLHRLYHNLGMLKDKGDLLAAHIEKNLKLIVAGGDGTASWLLGVVSDMRLPHPPKIATVPLGTGNNLHFSFGWGKKNPGTDRESVELFLSQVRSAREMKIDSWHILMRMRSPKEGSSDSIASLELPHCLHAFHQDGWHLFRGGFWNYFSIGMDAQVSYAFHSERKLNPENFKNQLTNQKAYLKIACKQGWFVSPLCHPPSRNIANLAAVKIMRREGIWEDLVIPSSIRSIICLNLPSFSGGLDPWGDPSKNKLHDRDLTPPYVDDGLIEIVGFRNAWHGLVLLAPNGHGTRLGQARRVHFEFHKGAINHTYMRIDGEPWKQPLSVEDDKVAIEISHSGRVNMLANLPCRAKSVHDPSSTHNYGNRDYYINRDDKFAEEEHVVVKKFGAASTFKFVDDRDIVHYQ; encoded by the exons ATGGGAAGCATCATGTCTGAGATTAACTTGAAGGACTTTTTTGTTCCCAACTATATTTTATCTCTTGGATCAGAGGTGGAAAGAGTTAGCCATCCCCCTGTTTGTCCAGTTATTGTTTTCATTAACTCCAAAAGTGGCGGTCAGCTTGGAGGTGAACTCCTTGTCAGATACCGTTCTCTTCTCAATAAAAATCAG GTTTTTGATCTGGGAGAGAGTCTTCCTGACAAGGTGCTACATCGACTTTATCATAACCTTGGCATGCTCAAGGACAAGGGAGATCTCTTGGCTGCTCATATCGAAAAGAATCTTAAACTAATT GTTGCAGGTGGAGATGGTACTGCAAGCTGGCTTCTTGGAGTAGTTTCTGATATGAGACTGCCTCATCCACCTAAAATTGCTACAGTACCATTGGGAACTGGAAACAACCTTCACTTTTCCTTCGGCTGg GGAAAGAAAAATCCTGGCACAGACCGTGAATCCGTTGAATTATTCTTGAGTCAAGTAAGGAGTGCAAGAGAAATGAAGATTGATAG CTGGCATATTCTCATGAGAATGCGAAGTCCGAAGGAAGGTTCTTCTGATTCTATTGCATCTCTTGAGCTGCCTCACTGTTTGCACGCATTCCATCAG GACGGTTGGCATCTATTTCGTGGTGGATTTTGGAATTACTTCAGTATtg GAATGGATGCTCAGGTATCATATGCTTTTCACTCCGAGAGAAAGTTGAATccagaaaattttaagaatcaATTAACCAATCAG AAAGCATATTTGAAGATTGCTTGTAAACAAGGATGGTTTGTTTCTCCTTTATGTCATCCTCCTTCCAG GAACATAGCAAATCTTGCAGCGGTGAAGATCATGAGGAGGGAAGGTATCTGGGAGGACCTCGTGATTCCCTCAAG TATCAGATCTATAATTTGTCTCAATTTGCCAAGTTTTTCTGGTGGACTTGATCCTTGGGGAGATCcaagcaaaaataaattacatgaT AGAGATCTAACTCCTCCATATGTGGATGATGGGCTTATTGAGATCGTTGGTTTTAGAAACGCTTGGCATGGGCTCGTCCTGCTTGCGCCAAATGGACATGGAACTCGTCTTGGTCAG GCAAGAAGGGTTCACTTCGAGTTTCATAAAGGTGCAATTAACCACACGTACATGAGAATTGATGGGGAGCCATGGAAGCAACCCCTTTCTGTGGAAGATGACAAAGTGGCGATAGAAATTAGTCATTCTGGTCGAGTCAACATGCTCGCCAACCTACCGTGCCGAGCTAAAAGCGTGCACGACCCTTCTTCAACTCACAATTACGGCAACAGAGATTATTATATCAACAGGGATGATAAATTTGCAGAAGAAGAACATGTGGTGGTAAAGAAGTTTGGTGCAGCTTCTACGTTTAAGTTTGTGGACGACAGGGACATAGTTCATTATCAATAG
- the LOC111810862 gene encoding diacylglycerol kinase 5-like isoform X1, protein MEEFFFDFVSRSAYRVKGKLLAMGSIMSEINLKDFFVPNYILSLGSEVERVSHPPVCPVIVFINSKSGGQLGGELLVRYRSLLNKNQVFDLGESLPDKVLHRLYHNLGMLKDKGDLLAAHIEKNLKLIVAGGDGTASWLLGVVSDMRLPHPPKIATVPLGTGNNLHFSFGWGKKNPGTDRESVELFLSQVRSAREMKIDSWHILMRMRSPKEGSSDSIASLELPHCLHAFHQDGWHLFRGGFWNYFSIGMDAQVSYAFHSERKLNPENFKNQLTNQKAYLKIACKQGWFVSPLCHPPSRNIANLAAVKIMRREGIWEDLVIPSSIRSIICLNLPSFSGGLDPWGDPSKNKLHDRDLTPPYVDDGLIEIVGFRNAWHGLVLLAPNGHGTRLGQARRVHFEFHKGAINHTYMRIDGEPWKQPLSVEDDKVAIEISHSGRVNMLANLPCRAKSVHDPSSTHNYGNRDYYINRDDKFAEEEHVVVKKFGAASTFKFVDDRDIVHYQ, encoded by the exons ATGGAGGAAttcttttttgattttgtgtcTCGTTCTGCGTACAGAGTTAAAGGGAA GCTTTTAGCAATGGGAAGCATCATGTCTGAGATTAACTTGAAGGACTTTTTTGTTCCCAACTATATTTTATCTCTTGGATCAGAGGTGGAAAGAGTTAGCCATCCCCCTGTTTGTCCAGTTATTGTTTTCATTAACTCCAAAAGTGGCGGTCAGCTTGGAGGTGAACTCCTTGTCAGATACCGTTCTCTTCTCAATAAAAATCAG GTTTTTGATCTGGGAGAGAGTCTTCCTGACAAGGTGCTACATCGACTTTATCATAACCTTGGCATGCTCAAGGACAAGGGAGATCTCTTGGCTGCTCATATCGAAAAGAATCTTAAACTAATT GTTGCAGGTGGAGATGGTACTGCAAGCTGGCTTCTTGGAGTAGTTTCTGATATGAGACTGCCTCATCCACCTAAAATTGCTACAGTACCATTGGGAACTGGAAACAACCTTCACTTTTCCTTCGGCTGg GGAAAGAAAAATCCTGGCACAGACCGTGAATCCGTTGAATTATTCTTGAGTCAAGTAAGGAGTGCAAGAGAAATGAAGATTGATAG CTGGCATATTCTCATGAGAATGCGAAGTCCGAAGGAAGGTTCTTCTGATTCTATTGCATCTCTTGAGCTGCCTCACTGTTTGCACGCATTCCATCAG GACGGTTGGCATCTATTTCGTGGTGGATTTTGGAATTACTTCAGTATtg GAATGGATGCTCAGGTATCATATGCTTTTCACTCCGAGAGAAAGTTGAATccagaaaattttaagaatcaATTAACCAATCAG AAAGCATATTTGAAGATTGCTTGTAAACAAGGATGGTTTGTTTCTCCTTTATGTCATCCTCCTTCCAG GAACATAGCAAATCTTGCAGCGGTGAAGATCATGAGGAGGGAAGGTATCTGGGAGGACCTCGTGATTCCCTCAAG TATCAGATCTATAATTTGTCTCAATTTGCCAAGTTTTTCTGGTGGACTTGATCCTTGGGGAGATCcaagcaaaaataaattacatgaT AGAGATCTAACTCCTCCATATGTGGATGATGGGCTTATTGAGATCGTTGGTTTTAGAAACGCTTGGCATGGGCTCGTCCTGCTTGCGCCAAATGGACATGGAACTCGTCTTGGTCAG GCAAGAAGGGTTCACTTCGAGTTTCATAAAGGTGCAATTAACCACACGTACATGAGAATTGATGGGGAGCCATGGAAGCAACCCCTTTCTGTGGAAGATGACAAAGTGGCGATAGAAATTAGTCATTCTGGTCGAGTCAACATGCTCGCCAACCTACCGTGCCGAGCTAAAAGCGTGCACGACCCTTCTTCAACTCACAATTACGGCAACAGAGATTATTATATCAACAGGGATGATAAATTTGCAGAAGAAGAACATGTGGTGGTAAAGAAGTTTGGTGCAGCTTCTACGTTTAAGTTTGTGGACGACAGGGACATAGTTCATTATCAATAG
- the LOC111810070 gene encoding calcium-binding protein PBP1 yields MAFVADQSGFEDWLPKMAERLGGEGLIGELCNGFNLLKDREKGVIDFESLKRNAAALGLADLSDEDLREMLREGDFDGDGALNQMEFCVLMFRLSPELMDESWFLLEDALNQEFKGFC; encoded by the coding sequence ATGGCGTTTGTCGCAGACCAATCCGGATTCGAGGACTGGCTGCCGAAGATGGCGGAGAGGCTGGGCGGAGAGGGGCTGATCGGGGAGCTTTGCAATGGATTCAATCTTctgaaggatagagagaagggGGTGATAGATTTCGAGAGTCTGAAGAGAAACGCGGCGGCGCTAGGGCTGGCGGATCTGAGCGATGAGGATCTGAGAGAAATGTTGAGGGAGGGGGATTTCGACGGCGATGGCGCTCTCAATCAGATGGAGTTTTGTGTTCTTATGTTCAGATTGAGCCCTGAATTGATGGACGAATCATGGTTCTTGCTCGAGGATGCTCTAAACCAAGAGTTTAAGGGCTTctgttga